Genomic segment of Staphylococcus muscae:
ATGCGTTTATTTATGGTTTTCGTGTTGATTACAGGTTTTTGGCTTATCGCTAAAGCATTTACAAGTGCAGATGCAAGTCACATGCTATTGACATTGAAAATGGTCGGTGGTCTGAGCATCATCGGTTTGATGGAAGTAACGATTGCACGTAAGAAGAAACAAGTTTCAAACCGTTCATTATTTATTTGGACGTGGGTTATTGTTGTGATAACAGCAATCTTGGGTACAATTTTACCTTGGGGACCAATTACTGCATTGTTCCACTAAAAAGTAAAACGTCATTTAGTCGCTCTTGTTGAAAGAACGAACTAAATGACGTTTTTTTTTAATGTTTATTGTCGTGCTTTATAACCAAGCATGTTGATTAAATCTTTTGGATGGCTGTATGGAGGAGCGTATGCAACTTCAAAAGCAGTGAGATCATCAATTGTTGCTCGATGCATCATCGCCATCGATAAAACGTCAATTCGTTTATCAACGCCGGTTATTCCAACAGCTGCAGCACGTAAGAGACGACGTGATGTTTTATCATAATATGCACGTAAATGGACTGATGTATTGTTCGGATAATAGCCGGCGTGTGTACCGTTTTTCACCTCAACCATGTCATAGTCAAACTGTTCTAGGTCTTTCAGGGATACGCCAGAACTCGCTAATGTATAGTCAAAGAACTTTACAATACTTGCACCGACAAAACCTTGAAAAACAACATCTTTGTTACCTGCAATTTGTTCAGCGATAATACTTGCACCACGATGTGCTCCCCAAGCGAGTGGTACGTGTGCGGGAAGGTCGACATGGCGATAATGGTTGGTCGCTATATCCCCCACAGCGTATACATTTGGGATATTCGTTTGAAAACGATTGTTGACGGGAACATAGCCCTTATCATCTATTTCAATACCCGATGATTGTATGAACTCTGAATTAGGTAATACACCGACACCGGCAATAATCATATCATAATCTTCTACTGCACCAGATTTGAATGTCACTGTATGATCATTGATTGAAACGACTTCTTCATTCAAACGATAAGGAATATTACGTTTATCGAGTTCAGATAATATCACTGCGTTCATATCTTGATCCATTAACTTATTGATCGCTTCAGAACGGTGAATGAGCGTAGGTGATAAGCCACGTTCATACATATTTTCGAGTAGTTCCAAACTTACATAACCTGCACCGATGAGTAAGACGTTTTTCACTTGGTTTGTAGTGATATAGTCTTCAATTGCATCTGTATCCTCCATATTACGCAATGTGAAAAGATGTGGGACATCGAAGTCAAGATGTCGTGCTCGGGCACCTGGACTTAACACTAAAATATCATAATTATCTTTAACCAATTTGCCAGTTGTATGGTCTTTAATTTCGATGGTTTGGGATTTCGTGTTAACACTAACAACTTCATGTTGTAGTTTCACAGTAATATTTTTCTTTTGTTTAAATTTTTCAGGCGTCATCGGCAAGAGTTGTTCACGTGATTCGACAACATTCCCAAGGTAATACGGTAAACCGCAATTAACAAAGCTCATATATCGATCCTTCTCATAGACAGTGATATCACTGTCTGGGTCTAAACGACGAATTTGACTAGCGCTTGTTGCACCACCGGCAACTGCGCCGACAACGATAATTTTTTGTTTCGACATCTGTTCATCCTCCTTATATATCTTATTTAGGAATATTTAATTGGAAAAAATTATTCAAATAAATACCAATACCTTCTTCGTTGTTCGAAAGCGTTGTGTCATTGGCAATGATTTTCAGGTCGTAGATGGCATTACCCATTGCTATGCCATGTTTTGCATATTTAATCATCTCAAGATCGTTATCTTCATCTCCAAATGCGATGATTTCATTACGCTCAATCCCGAGATGCTTGCGTACGATATCGATACCGACTGCCTTACTAATACCGCGTTTAACAATTTCAATGACTGGAAAAGGGGCTCCCCAACGTCTGTGTTCAATATTTTCGGCGTAAAAACGTGTTAAAACTTGCTTCACACGAGGAATCATATGTTCTTCAGCTTCAATTAAGAGACTGGTTGGGTCTTCGTGTAATAATGTTTCGAGATCACCTACTTTGATATTCGGATTCCCCATACTAAAGCCATCGAATAAGCGATTGTCAGGGCGATCAATATAGACTTGATCACCTACTTCAGCAATCATATTCTGAATGTCCATTTTTTTTAAAGTTTCAATAATACTTGTTGCGATGCCTTCATCTAAGCGTTCATGATAAGTTGGAAAGTTGTGATCACCTGGATGATGGATATATGCCCCATTAAAGTTGACGATAGGGGTGTCTAGTTCTAACTGGTCGTAGTAGAGCTTGCTTGCACGATAAGGACGACCTGTCGCAATCATTAAGGCATGACCTTGTGCTTGTAAGGTTTTTAATACGCGAAATGTATATGGTGGAATTTCTTTACTGTCATTTAATAAAGTTCCATCTAAATCTAAACAAATTAAGTGTTTTTTCATGTTATGCTCCTAAATTCTAAAGTTCAGTTTATGAATATCATAGCATTTTATTGTAGAAATGTAATGATTTTGATATATTGATAGTAATGATAAAAAAAGAGGTGAATAGGCATGGAAGAAGCATTACAAGATAGTATTTTAGGCGCATTGGAAAACGTTATTGACCCAGAGCTTGGTATCGATATCGTAAACCTTGGCCTTGTTTATAAAGTTGACTTAAACGATGATGGATTATGTACAGTTGAAATGACATTGACATCAATCGGTTGCCCAATGGGACCACAAATCGTGGATCAAGTTAAAACAGCGTTAGGTGAGTTACCTGAGATTAAGGAAACAGAAGTTAACATCGTATGGAATCCACCATGGAACAAAGATATGATGTCTCGTTACGCTAAAATTGCATTAGGTGTTAGCTAATTAATAGTTAATATAACTCAATCATTCATAACAATCTTGGCGAAGAACTGAACTTAAACAAAAGTTTCAGTTCTTTTTTTAGGAATAGTGCCGTCTCTTATTCATGACCTTAATCATCATCAATTGCAAGATTGTATAAAGTATGAATAGATTAAAATTATAATTAAGAAAGAATGATCAACATGTGGAATTTTTCCAAAATGCCTCAAAAACAACTCTCAACACGTTATATGCCGGGTCTTGATGGCTTGCGTGCAATTGCAGTAGTCGCAGTCATTATCTACCATTTCAACCCGCAATGGTTACCGGGTGGTTTTTTAGGTGTAGACACTTTCTTTGTCATTTCAGGATATTTAATCACGAGTCTGTTGTTGACAGAGTATCATAATACACAACGTATTGATCTTATATCTTTTTGGATGAGACGTTTAAAAAGATTGTTACCAGCAGTTATTTTCTTAATAATGTCTGTACTCATACTGACTTTAATGATAGTACCTTCCGAAATTAAAGCTGTGCGTGGAGATGCATTTGCGGCACTTTTTTACGTCAGTAACTGGTGGTATATCTTCCAAGATGTTGACTATTTTGCCCAATTTGAAGTCGCACCGCTCAAACATTTGTGGTCTTTAGCGATTGAAGAACAATTCTATTTGTTCTTCCCAATACTACTCTTCATGTTACTTCGTTATGTAAAACGTCTAAAACCCATCCTATACACTATGATTGGATTTATCGTAATGTCAATCATCACAATGGGTATTTTATACGAACCACATGGCAATGTTGCACGTGTTTATTTTGGAACAGATACACGCTTACAAACAATGTTACTTGGTGTTATACTGGCATTCGTTTGGCCCGCATTTAAACTGCGTATGCAAACAGCAAGACAACCTCGAATGATCATAGACGGACTAGGTGTCTTGTCATTAGTCGGTTTGTTTCTTTGTTTTCGATTCGTGAATGAATCACAAAACGCATTATACTTTGGTGGATTTGGGCTGATTAGTTTACTGACGCTTTTCATAATTGCAAGTGCAGTCATGCCAAGTGGCCTTTTTGCAAAAGGATTAGCAAATCCATTATTTTTATACATTGGTTCAAGGTCATATAGTTTATATCTTTGGCATTATCCTGTTATTGTCTTAATGCATCATCATTTTGTGCAAGGACAAATTCCTATGTTTGTATATGTCATTGATGCACTATTAATCGTGATAATGGCAGAGTTTTCTTATCGATATGTCGAAACACCTTTCCGTCGTTCAGGGTTCAAGATATTTGATTTCCGTCATTTGAAACAATGGCGTTTGCTGAACGTGAAACGTGCATGGCTTATGATTATTTTACTCGTACCATCAGTGGTAATTTTATCAGGTGTGTTCAATGGACTTGCTAAAGACAACACACACACGACTGCGATTAATACAGAAGACATGAAACAATATATGACAGTCCCGATTCCTTTAGGTGATATGAAAATAGATGGATTAGAAGTGAAAGGGCAGACTTCACCATATGCCAACTGGAAACCACTACTCATCGGTGATTCTGTTATGGTAGATATCGGTGATGCTTTTAAGGAAAAGGTAGCGAATGCGAGCATCAATGGGCTGATAGGGCGTCAACTGGTACAAGCGATTCCACTCATTCGAGAAGATTACCCTGATTATCGAGAAAAAGATGATATGGTCGTCCTGCAACTCGGAACGAATGGAGACTTTACTGATGAGCAACTCGATACACTGTTAGATCTTTTAGGGGAGTCTCAAATATATTTAGTAAATACAAGTGTGCCCCGTGATTATCAAG
This window contains:
- a CDS encoding YisL family protein translates to MVLINLHIISFIMLLILFYATYENFSNKQGPTPLFKSLHMTMRLFMVFVLITGFWLIAKAFTSADASHMLLTLKMVGGLSIIGLMEVTIARKKKQVSNRSLFIWTWVIVVITAILGTILPWGPITALFH
- a CDS encoding CoA-disulfide reductase, which encodes MSKQKIIVVGAVAGGATSASQIRRLDPDSDITVYEKDRYMSFVNCGLPYYLGNVVESREQLLPMTPEKFKQKKNITVKLQHEVVSVNTKSQTIEIKDHTTGKLVKDNYDILVLSPGARARHLDFDVPHLFTLRNMEDTDAIEDYITTNQVKNVLLIGAGYVSLELLENMYERGLSPTLIHRSEAINKLMDQDMNAVILSELDKRNIPYRLNEEVVSINDHTVTFKSGAVEDYDMIIAGVGVLPNSEFIQSSGIEIDDKGYVPVNNRFQTNIPNVYAVGDIATNHYRHVDLPAHVPLAWGAHRGASIIAEQIAGNKDVVFQGFVGASIVKFFDYTLASSGVSLKDLEQFDYDMVEVKNGTHAGYYPNNTSVHLRAYYDKTSRRLLRAAAVGITGVDKRIDVLSMAMMHRATIDDLTAFEVAYAPPYSHPKDLINMLGYKARQ
- a CDS encoding Cof-type HAD-IIB family hydrolase yields the protein MKKHLICLDLDGTLLNDSKEIPPYTFRVLKTLQAQGHALMIATGRPYRASKLYYDQLELDTPIVNFNGAYIHHPGDHNFPTYHERLDEGIATSIIETLKKMDIQNMIAEVGDQVYIDRPDNRLFDGFSMGNPNIKVGDLETLLHEDPTSLLIEAEEHMIPRVKQVLTRFYAENIEHRRWGAPFPVIEIVKRGISKAVGIDIVRKHLGIERNEIIAFGDEDNDLEMIKYAKHGIAMGNAIYDLKIIANDTTLSNNEEGIGIYLNNFFQLNIPK
- a CDS encoding metal-sulfur cluster assembly factor, with amino-acid sequence MEEALQDSILGALENVIDPELGIDIVNLGLVYKVDLNDDGLCTVEMTLTSIGCPMGPQIVDQVKTALGELPEIKETEVNIVWNPPWNKDMMSRYAKIALGVS
- a CDS encoding acyltransferase family protein — encoded protein: MPQKQLSTRYMPGLDGLRAIAVVAVIIYHFNPQWLPGGFLGVDTFFVISGYLITSLLLTEYHNTQRIDLISFWMRRLKRLLPAVIFLIMSVLILTLMIVPSEIKAVRGDAFAALFYVSNWWYIFQDVDYFAQFEVAPLKHLWSLAIEEQFYLFFPILLFMLLRYVKRLKPILYTMIGFIVMSIITMGILYEPHGNVARVYFGTDTRLQTMLLGVILAFVWPAFKLRMQTARQPRMIIDGLGVLSLVGLFLCFRFVNESQNALYFGGFGLISLLTLFIIASAVMPSGLFAKGLANPLFLYIGSRSYSLYLWHYPVIVLMHHHFVQGQIPMFVYVIDALLIVIMAEFSYRYVETPFRRSGFKIFDFRHLKQWRLLNVKRAWLMIILLVPSVVILSGVFNGLAKDNTHTTAINTEDMKQYMTVPIPLGDMKIDGLEVKGQTSPYANWKPLLIGDSVMVDIGDAFKEKVANASINGLIGRQLVQAIPLIREDYPDYREKDDMVVLQLGTNGDFTDEQLDTLLDLLGESQIYLVNTSVPRDYQAHVNELLKQAAKNRDNVHLVDWHARSQEHTEYFAPDGIHLEAEGVKALIDEIIQTIKAHQK